The following are encoded together in the Bradymonas sediminis genome:
- a CDS encoding ubiquinone/menaquinone biosynthesis methyltransferase produces MSAEVNQMFSRIADRYDRANRFISMGTDQGVRRKAVKLSGAKRGEDVLDCAAGTGDLTLQFHDIVGPNARVVGTDFNADMLSHAERKSAKQGADIEWRVEDAQDLSFEDASFDIASIAYGIRNVDQPLVALKEMARVLRPGGRLVVLEFGQPPAILRPFYLAYNRWVIPTIGGMAGADKSAFQYLQRTSDNFPYGDEFVAMIRETGCFEEKVVAKPAMFGVNYIYVATRK; encoded by the coding sequence ATGTCCGCTGAAGTCAATCAGATGTTCTCGCGCATCGCCGACCGCTATGACCGCGCGAACCGCTTTATCTCGATGGGCACCGATCAGGGCGTGCGGCGAAAAGCCGTGAAACTCTCGGGGGCCAAGCGCGGCGAAGATGTACTGGACTGCGCCGCTGGCACGGGCGACTTGACCCTGCAATTTCACGATATCGTCGGCCCTAACGCGCGCGTTGTGGGCACCGATTTCAACGCCGATATGCTGTCGCACGCCGAGCGCAAATCGGCCAAGCAAGGCGCCGATATCGAGTGGCGAGTCGAGGATGCCCAGGACCTGAGCTTTGAAGACGCGTCCTTTGATATCGCGTCCATCGCCTACGGCATCCGCAACGTCGACCAGCCGCTGGTCGCGCTCAAAGAGATGGCGCGCGTGCTTCGCCCCGGCGGCCGCCTGGTCGTGCTCGAGTTCGGCCAGCCGCCGGCCATCCTGCGCCCCTTCTACCTCGCCTATAACCGCTGGGTTATCCCGACCATCGGGGGCATGGCCGGTGCCGATAAGAGCGCCTTCCAATACCTGCAGCGCACCTCCGACAACTTCCCCTACGGCGACGAATTCGTCGCGATGATTCGCGAGACCGGCTGCTTCGAGGAGAAGGTCGTCGCCAAGCCTGCGATGTTCGGCGTCAACTATATCTATGTGGCGACGCGCAAGTGA
- a CDS encoding RCC1 domain-containing protein — MNMQKKWTSFPLAMIGLFCLLGLQPGCADEDDSAGPGRPSVSVASDAGFGSTGDTGDAGDAEEDVEECVGETDAELCDASAATCGELVVTDSCGVERTVESCGECNAPDSCGALEANLCGCAPQTDDELCAENSAVCGELVVTDRCNIERTVASCGECAGVESCGELAANQCGCEPQTDAELCAENSAVCGELVVTDRCGVERTVSSCGDCVAPDQCGDIAPNQCGCALPTVAELCAENNLECGETQVVDKCGADRILDCGEESLVCTTPFDTCGGGGDDNICGCTPTTCEESGTLCGQIDDGCGGTLDCNYFCVEGLSLGANHACALGSGKAKCWGNNTRGKLGDDSTTQRKNPVDVSGLDLITQISSGGGHTCALTHDQKVICWGDNSESQLGIGTTVDARKPGLAAVTSGATQVVTGDEHTCALVNGGVKCWGASGDGQIGNDEITLGAKIGVPIEVTGLTSGVSMIAAGAYHNCALLDDGSVQCWGRGDYGQLANLSTTPELGGTAVGVREPDVLRTAAREKTPVTVVGLPSDVVQITAGDNFSCARTAPGELFCWGAMTFQSLICEVDGRRADDCAVFPTIGLGHPIVRYRKVVKSANPDADDVCQPPATRRNPVTDKCEWDEYPVTKAYIDRAQLTPLQISDTRNNLDVAAGANHICARSDEADPTRTNVFCMGRNATGQLGDGTTNSWTSPRAVHADSVGNVMRAESSTVPFSLSLGDEFSCAIVEDNNLQCWGSNRDGQIGNTALSRDESLIPFDVKISY; from the coding sequence ATGAATATGCAAAAGAAATGGACAAGCTTTCCCTTGGCGATGATCGGGCTGTTCTGCCTGCTCGGGTTGCAGCCGGGCTGTGCGGATGAGGATGATAGCGCAGGGCCGGGAAGGCCCAGCGTCAGCGTGGCGAGCGACGCCGGGTTTGGGTCGACAGGCGATACGGGCGATGCCGGTGACGCAGAAGAAGATGTCGAGGAATGCGTTGGGGAGACCGACGCGGAATTATGCGACGCCAGCGCGGCGACCTGTGGTGAGTTGGTGGTGACCGATAGCTGCGGTGTGGAGCGGACCGTCGAGAGCTGCGGTGAGTGCAACGCGCCGGATTCCTGTGGTGCGCTCGAGGCGAATCTGTGCGGATGCGCGCCGCAGACTGACGATGAGTTGTGTGCCGAAAACTCGGCGGTATGCGGCGAGTTGGTAGTGACTGACCGGTGCAACATCGAGCGCACGGTCGCGAGCTGCGGTGAGTGTGCGGGGGTCGAGTCCTGCGGCGAGCTTGCCGCGAACCAGTGTGGCTGTGAGCCGCAGACCGACGCTGAGCTGTGCGCCGAGAACTCCGCGGTCTGCGGTGAGTTGGTCGTAACCGACCGCTGCGGCGTGGAGCGAACCGTCAGCAGCTGTGGCGACTGCGTGGCGCCGGACCAATGTGGCGACATCGCGCCGAACCAATGCGGCTGCGCGCTGCCGACGGTGGCGGAGCTATGCGCCGAGAATAACCTCGAGTGCGGCGAAACCCAGGTCGTCGATAAATGCGGCGCGGATCGCATCCTCGATTGTGGCGAAGAGTCGCTGGTCTGCACCACGCCCTTTGATACTTGCGGCGGCGGCGGTGACGATAATATCTGCGGATGTACCCCGACCACCTGCGAGGAGAGCGGGACCCTCTGTGGCCAGATCGACGACGGCTGCGGCGGCACGCTCGACTGTAATTATTTCTGCGTCGAAGGGCTGTCGCTGGGCGCCAACCACGCCTGCGCGCTCGGCTCGGGCAAGGCAAAGTGTTGGGGCAACAATACCCGCGGAAAGCTCGGCGATGATTCCACCACGCAGCGAAAAAACCCGGTGGACGTCTCCGGCCTGGATCTCATCACCCAGATTTCGAGCGGCGGCGGGCATACCTGCGCGCTCACCCACGACCAGAAGGTCATCTGCTGGGGCGATAACTCCGAGAGTCAACTCGGCATCGGCACAACGGTCGACGCGCGCAAGCCTGGCCTGGCGGCGGTTACCTCCGGGGCGACCCAGGTCGTCACCGGTGACGAACATACCTGCGCGCTGGTCAATGGCGGCGTGAAATGCTGGGGCGCCAGTGGGGACGGGCAAATCGGAAACGATGAGATCACGCTGGGGGCAAAAATCGGCGTCCCGATCGAGGTCACCGGCCTCACCTCTGGCGTGTCTATGATCGCCGCCGGCGCCTACCATAACTGCGCATTGCTCGACGACGGCTCCGTGCAATGTTGGGGGCGCGGCGACTACGGTCAGCTCGCCAATCTTTCGACCACACCGGAACTGGGTGGAACCGCGGTCGGTGTGCGAGAGCCGGACGTTCTGAGAACAGCCGCGCGTGAAAAGACGCCGGTCACGGTCGTGGGGCTGCCGTCCGATGTGGTTCAGATCACCGCTGGCGATAACTTCTCCTGCGCGCGCACTGCGCCTGGCGAGCTGTTTTGCTGGGGCGCGATGACCTTCCAGAGCCTGATTTGTGAGGTCGATGGACGCCGCGCCGATGATTGCGCAGTCTTCCCGACTATCGGTCTGGGTCACCCGATTGTGCGGTATCGAAAGGTCGTGAAATCAGCAAATCCCGATGCTGATGATGTGTGTCAACCTCCAGCGACGCGAAGAAATCCTGTAACAGATAAGTGTGAGTGGGATGAGTATCCGGTTACGAAGGCCTATATCGACCGCGCGCAGCTTACGCCCTTGCAGATATCGGACACCCGCAACAACCTCGATGTCGCGGCAGGCGCCAATCACATTTGTGCGCGCAGTGACGAGGCCGACCCGACCAGGACGAATGTCTTTTGCATGGGCCGAAACGCCACGGGTCAGCTCGGCGATGGCACCACGAACTCTTGGACCTCGCCGCGGGCCGTGCACGCCGACTCCGTCGGTAATGTGATGCGGGCGGAATCTTCGACCGTGCCGTTCTCGCTGTCGCTTGGCGATGAGTTTAGCTGCGCGATTGTCGAGGATAATAACCTGCAATGCTGGGGCAGTAACCGTGACGGCCAGATTGGCAACACGGCGCTGTCGCGCGACGAGAGTCTCATCCCCTTTGATGTGAAAATCTCGTATTGA
- the aspS gene encoding aspartate--tRNA ligase, producing MTGETVATFLQENPRTHMCGELRASHIDQEVVLFGWVSRNRDLGGMIFVDLRDREGVCQVRFDPDYGEETFKKADSLRSEWCIGVRGKVLSRGENSNSDMPTGAIEVMAEEVHVFSVAQTPPFLIRDETDANEMLRLEYRYLDLRRPKLQQSMIVRSKVNQIVRNYLVDNGFLEVETPYLTRSTPEGARDYLVPSRVNPGKFYALPQSPQLFKQLLMVAGFDRYFQIVRCFRDEDLRADRQPEFTQIDMELSFITPDEIMSICEGMIKKIFKDVIDVDLEDSFKRLRYDEAVDRYGLDDPDLRFGLELVDFSEELKDSDFKVFSATIADGGKVKGICVPGGATSMSRKNIDALEEFAKIYGAKGLAWAKVNEDGWSGSISRFFDDETRATVETKFGANAGDLLLFVASTRNIANASLGNLRKQIAKDLGLIKEGDFKFVWITEFPLFEHDEETGELAPMHHPFTSPRPQDFDLLETAPEKAYAQAYDLVLNGSEIGGGSIRIHRSEIQEKIFNILGFTEQEARDKFGFLIDAFQYGPPPHGGLAFGMDRLVSLLTNKPNIRDVIAFPKTQRASDIMCDAPSVVDPEQLVELHLELDLDED from the coding sequence ATGACTGGAGAAACCGTGGCCACATTTCTGCAAGAGAACCCGCGTACCCACATGTGTGGAGAGTTGCGTGCGTCTCATATCGACCAAGAAGTTGTCCTATTCGGCTGGGTGAGCAGAAACCGCGACCTGGGCGGCATGATCTTTGTCGACCTTCGCGACCGCGAAGGCGTCTGCCAGGTGCGATTTGATCCGGACTACGGCGAAGAGACCTTCAAGAAGGCCGACTCGCTGCGCTCGGAGTGGTGCATCGGCGTTCGCGGCAAGGTCTTGAGCCGCGGCGAGAACTCCAATAGCGATATGCCCACCGGCGCGATCGAGGTGATGGCCGAGGAAGTGCATGTCTTCTCGGTCGCTCAAACCCCGCCCTTCTTGATCCGCGACGAGACCGACGCCAACGAGATGTTGCGCCTTGAGTATCGCTACCTCGACCTGCGTCGCCCGAAGCTGCAGCAGTCGATGATCGTGCGCAGCAAGGTCAACCAGATCGTGCGCAACTACCTGGTCGACAACGGATTTCTCGAAGTCGAGACCCCCTATCTGACCCGCTCCACGCCCGAAGGCGCGCGCGATTATCTCGTACCCAGCCGCGTGAACCCGGGCAAGTTCTACGCCCTGCCCCAGTCGCCTCAGCTCTTCAAACAGCTCCTGATGGTCGCCGGCTTCGACCGCTATTTCCAGATCGTGCGCTGCTTCCGCGACGAGGACCTGCGCGCCGACCGCCAGCCCGAGTTCACCCAGATCGATATGGAGCTCTCCTTCATCACCCCCGACGAGATCATGTCGATCTGTGAGGGCATGATTAAGAAGATCTTCAAGGACGTCATCGACGTCGACCTGGAAGACAGCTTCAAGCGCCTGCGCTACGACGAGGCCGTCGACCGCTACGGCCTGGACGACCCGGACCTGCGCTTCGGCCTGGAATTGGTCGACTTCAGCGAAGAGCTCAAAGACAGCGACTTCAAGGTCTTCTCTGCGACCATCGCCGACGGCGGAAAGGTCAAAGGCATCTGCGTGCCTGGCGGCGCGACGAGCATGAGCCGCAAAAATATCGACGCCCTCGAGGAATTCGCCAAGATCTACGGCGCCAAGGGGCTGGCCTGGGCCAAGGTCAACGAAGACGGCTGGTCGGGCTCGATCTCGCGCTTCTTCGACGACGAAACCCGCGCCACGGTCGAGACCAAATTCGGCGCCAACGCCGGCGACCTTTTGCTCTTCGTCGCATCGACGCGCAATATCGCCAACGCCAGCCTGGGCAACCTGCGCAAGCAGATCGCCAAGGACCTTGGCCTCATCAAAGAAGGCGACTTCAAATTCGTGTGGATCACCGAATTCCCCCTCTTCGAGCATGACGAAGAGACCGGCGAGTTGGCCCCGATGCACCATCCGTTCACCAGCCCGCGCCCGCAGGATTTCGATCTTCTCGAAACCGCGCCCGAGAAGGCCTATGCCCAGGCCTATGACCTGGTCCTGAACGGCTCGGAGATCGGCGGCGGCTCGATTCGTATCCACCGCAGTGAGATCCAGGAGAAGATCTTCAATATTCTCGGATTCACCGAGCAGGAAGCGCGCGATAAATTCGGCTTCCTCATCGACGCATTCCAATACGGCCCGCCTCCCCACGGCGGTTTGGCCTTCGGCATGGACCGTCTGGTCAGCCTGCTGACCAACAAGCCCAATATCCGCGACGTCATCGCCTTCCCGAAGACTCAGCGCGCCTCCGATATTATGTGCGACGCCCCCAGCGTGGTCGACCCCGAGCAACTCGTAGAGCTGCACCTCGAGCTCGACCTGGACGAGGATTGA
- the aroF gene encoding 3-deoxy-7-phosphoheptulonate synthase, with protein MLGDNIAPTKPAAERRDAKPTDAKATQSTQCEAQAPTLGAEFPRVGRNLHPQGSTVRIGDVVFGAKDFVVIAGPCAVESQELLDEAARAVAKSGARVLRGGAFKPRTSPDSFQGHGLDGIAMLRRTATEFNLPFVTEVMSAPMVHELEERVDAFQIGARNMQNFALLEAVGRTKIPVLLKRNFGATLSEWLMAAEYIAKGGNDQIILCERGIRSFGQETRFTMDIAGAMWAKERTHLPVIVDPSHAIGIPTLLAGAVAATAAAGLDGAMVEVHPQPNRALCDADQALTPHEFDALMAAVTPVAHAVGRAI; from the coding sequence ATGCTTGGCGACAATATCGCACCCACCAAACCCGCCGCAGAGCGTCGCGACGCAAAGCCCACCGACGCCAAAGCCACCCAGTCGACGCAATGCGAAGCCCAGGCGCCCACGCTCGGCGCTGAATTTCCGCGCGTCGGGCGCAATCTGCACCCGCAGGGTTCGACGGTCCGCATCGGCGACGTCGTCTTCGGCGCCAAAGACTTCGTGGTCATCGCCGGCCCCTGCGCCGTCGAGTCCCAGGAGTTGCTCGACGAAGCCGCGCGTGCGGTCGCTAAATCGGGCGCGCGCGTGCTGCGCGGCGGCGCGTTCAAACCGCGCACCTCGCCGGACTCCTTCCAGGGCCACGGCCTCGACGGCATCGCGATGCTTCGCCGCACCGCGACCGAGTTCAACCTGCCCTTCGTCACCGAAGTCATGTCGGCGCCGATGGTCCATGAACTCGAAGAGCGCGTCGACGCCTTCCAGATCGGCGCGCGCAATATGCAAAATTTCGCGCTGCTCGAGGCCGTCGGGCGCACCAAGATCCCGGTGCTCCTCAAGCGTAACTTCGGCGCCACGCTCAGCGAATGGCTGATGGCCGCCGAGTATATCGCCAAGGGCGGAAACGACCAGATCATCCTATGCGAGCGCGGCATCCGCAGCTTCGGCCAGGAGACCCGCTTCACGATGGATATCGCCGGGGCGATGTGGGCCAAGGAGCGCACGCATCTTCCGGTGATCGTCGACCCCTCGCACGCCATCGGCATCCCTACGTTGCTGGCAGGCGCGGTCGCAGCCACCGCCGCGGCCGGCCTCGACGGGGCCATGGTCGAGGTTCACCCGCAGCCCAACCGTGCGCTTTGCGACGCCGACCAGGCCCTCACGCCGCACGAATTCGACGCCCTGATGGCCGCGGTCACGCCGGTCGCGCACGCCGTGGGCCGGGCCATTTGA